Proteins found in one Sardina pilchardus chromosome 11, fSarPil1.1, whole genome shotgun sequence genomic segment:
- the LOC134095900 gene encoding tubulin beta chain-like yields MREIVHLQVGQCGNQIGAKFWEVISDEHCIDQTGSYHGDSDLQLDRINVYFNEAAGGRYLPRAVLVDLEPGTMDSVRSGPFGQIFRPDNFVFGQSGAGNNWAKGHYTEGAELVDSVLDVVRKEAESCDCLQGFQLTHSLGGGTGSGMGTLLISKIREEYPDRIMNTFSVVPSPKVSDTVVEPYNATLSVHQLVENTDETYCIDNEALYDICFRTLKLTTPTYGDLNHLVSATMSGVTTCLRFPGQLNADLRKLAVNMVPFPRLHFFMPGFAPLTSRNGHHYTAIRALTVPELTQQMFDAKNMMAACDPRHGRYLTVAAVFRGRMSMKEVDEQMLNVQNKNSSYFVEWIPNNVKTAVCDIPPRGLKMAATFIGNSTAIQELFKRISEQFTAMFRRKAFLHWYTGEGMDEMEFTEAESNMNDLVSEYQQCQDATLEENFYEDEEIA; encoded by the exons ATGAGGGAGATAGTGCATTTACAAGTTGGTCAGTGTGGGAATCAAATTGGGGCCAAG TTTTGGGAAGTCATCAGTGATGAACATTGTATCGATCAAACAGGCAGTTACCATGGAGACAGTGATCTTCAACTGGATAGAATCAATGTCTATTTTAACGAAGCCGCTG GGGGACGCTACTTGCCTCGTGCTGTGCTTGTGGACCTGGAACCTGGCACAATGGACTCTGTAAGGTCTGGACCGTTTGGCCAAATCTTCAGACCAGACAACTTTGTATTCg GTCAAAGTGGTGCTGGCAACAACTGGGCTAAGGGCCACTACACAGAGGGAGCAGAACTCGTGGACTCAGTTCTTGATGTGGTCAGGAAGGAGGCCGAGAGCTGCGACTGCCTGCAGGGCTTCCAGCTGACACATTCCCTGGGTGGTGGTACTGGCTCTGGCATGGGTACCCTGCTCATCAGCAAGATCCGCGAGGAGTACCCTGACCGCATCATGAACACCTTCAGCGTGGTGCCTTCCCCCAAGGTGTCCGACACAGTGGTAGAGCCCTACAACGCCACACTATCCGTTCACCAGTTGGTTGAGAACACAGACGAAACCTACTGCATTGACAATGAAGCGCTATACGATATCTGTTTCCGCACTCTTAAACTGACCACTCCTACATATGGTGACCTCAACCACCTCGTCTCTGCCACCATGAGTGGAGTCACCACTTGCCTGCGCTTCCCTGGTCAGCTTAATGCTGATCTCCGCAAACTCGCCGTCAACATGGTGCCCTTCCCACGTCTGCACTTCTTCATGCCTGGCTTCGCACCCCTTACAAGTAGGAATGGTCATCACTATACTGCAATACGAGCCCTCACTGTACCAGAGCTCACCCAGCAGATGTTCGACGCCAAGAACATGATGGCTGCCTGTGACCCACGTCATGGCCGCTACCTCACAGTGGCTGCAGTCTTCCGTGGACGCATGTCCATGAAGGAGGTGGACGAGCAGATGCTCAATGTCCAGAACAAGAACAGCAGCTACTTTGTGGAATGGATCCCCAACAACGTGAAGACCGCTGTCTGTGACATCCCACCCAGGGGactcaagatggccgccacctTCATCGGTAACAGCACTGCCATCCAGGAGCTGTTCAAGCGCATCTCCGAGCAGTTCACTGCCATGTTCAGGCGCAAGGCCTTCTTGCATTGGTACACAGGAGAGGGCATGGATGAGATGGAGTTCACAGAAGCTGAGAGCAACATGAATGACCTGGTGTCTGAGTACCAGCAGTGCCAGGACGCCACACTTGAAGAAAACTTTTATGAGGATGAAGAGATTGCTTAA
- the LOC134095770 gene encoding tubulin beta-4B chain-like, producing the protein MREIVHLQAGQCGNQIGAKFWEVISDEHGIDPTGSYHGDSDLQLDRINVYYNEASGGKYVPRAVLVDLEPGTMDSVRSGPFGQIFRPDNFVFGQSGAGNNWAKGHYTEGAELVDSVLDVVRKEAESCDCLQGFQLTHSLGGGTGSGMGTLLISKIREEYPDRIMNTFSVVPSPKVSDTVVEPYNATLSVHQLVENTDETYCIDNEALYDICFRTLKLTTPTYGDLNHLVSATMSGVTTCLRFPGQLNADLRKLAVNMVPFPRLHFFMPGFAPLTSRGSQQYRALTVPELTQQMFDAKNMMAACDPRHGRYLTVAAVFRGRMSMKEVDEQMLNVQNKNSSYFVEWIPNNVKTAVCDIPPRGLKMAATFIGNSTAIQELFKRISEQFTAMFRRKAFLHWYTGEGMDEMEFTEAESNMNDLVSEYQQYQDATAEEEGEFEEEGEEELA; encoded by the exons ATGAGGGAGATTGTGCATTTGCAAGCTGGACAGTGCGGAAATCAGATTGGTGCCAAG TTCTGGGAGGTGATCAGTGATGAGCATGGTATTGACCCAACTGGCAGTTACCATGGCGACAGTGATCTCCAGCTGGACAGGATCAATGTTTACTATAATGAAGCCAGCG GTGGAAAGTACGTTCCCCGTGCTGTGCTTGTGGACCTGGAACCTGGAACAATGGACTCTGTAAGGTCTGGACCATTTGGCCAAATCTTCAGACCAGACAACTTTGTGTTCG gTCAAAGCGGTGCTGGCAACAACTGGGCTAAGGGCCACTACACAGAGGGAGCAGAACTCGTGGACTCAGTTCTTGATGTGGTCAGGAAGGAGGCCGAGAGCTGCGACTGCCTGCAGGGCTTCCAGCTGACACATTCCCTGGGTGGTGGTACTGGCTCTGGCATGGGTACCCTGCTCATCAGCAAGATCCGCGAGGAGTACCCTGACCGCATCATGAACACCTTCAGCGTGGTGCCTTCCCCCAAGGTGTCCGACACAGTGGTAGAGCCCTACAACGCCACACTATCCGTTCACCAGTTGGTTGAGAACACAGACGAAACCTACTGCATTGACAATGAAGCACTATACGATATCTGTTTCCGCACTCTTAAACTGACCACTCCTACATATGGTGACCTCAACCACCTTGTCTCTGCCACCATGAGTGGAGTCACCACTTGCCTGCGCTTCCCTGGTCAGCTTAATGCAGATCTCCGTAAACTCGCCGTCAACATGGTGCCCTTCCCACGTCTGCACTTCTTCATGCCTGGCTTCGCACCCCTTACAAGCAGAGGCAGCCAGCAGTACAGAGCCCTCACTGTACCAGAGCTCACCCAGCAGATGTTCGACGCCAAGAACATGATGGCTGCCTGTGACCCACGTCATGGCCGCTACCTCACAGTGGCTGCAGTCTTCCGTGGACGCATGTCCATGAAGGAGGTGGACGAGCAGATGCTCAATGTCCAGAACAAGAACAGCAGCTACTTCGTGGAATGGATCCCCAACAATGTGAAGACCGCTGTCTGTGACATCCCACCCAGGGGactcaagatggccgccacctTCATCGGTAACAGCACTGCCATCCAGGAGCTGTTCAAGCGCATCTCCGAGCAGTTCACTGCCATGTTCAGGCGCAAGGCCTTCTTGCATTGGTACACAGGAGAGGGCATGGATGAGATGGAGTTCACAGAAGCTGAGAGCAACATGAATGACCTGGTGTCTGAGTACCAGCAGTACCAGGATGCCACAGCTGAGGAAGAGGGCGAGtttgaggaggagggagaagaggagcttGCTTAA